The Seriola aureovittata isolate HTS-2021-v1 ecotype China chromosome 2, ASM2101889v1, whole genome shotgun sequence genome has a segment encoding these proteins:
- the mybl2b gene encoding v-myb avian myeloblastosis viral oncogene homolog-like 2b, protein MSWWPRGEDGEEAMLQDTDSDVAEQRDGGKVKVKWTQEEDDKLKALVQKLGPNDWKYIAGYIPNHTEHQCQHRWFKVLDPELVKGPWTKEEDEKVIELVNLYGNKQWAMVAKHLKGRLGKQCRERWHNHLNPSVKKSSWTAEEDLIIYKAHCLLGNRWAEIAKLLPGRTDNAVKNHWNSTIKRKLEMGFYAGEVFKPDELEELLARVNKDAQMSSCSQDGADKDPEQKLHPSETQVSVSIKASPSKAGPSRAALSPKDSLSPKTEADTSGEMNCTSWVVDSSGFLSPNGPGLKEVLDMVDGDLDGWCNLAAFDLPEESPSPERHQFRLEGSALQELSKGSKGELIPISPGGVTPPSILNRRGRRRIALSPDGNNSMTPKSTPVKILPFSPSQFLNMWTKQDTHDLENPSLTSTPVCSQKAIVTTPLQRDKTPLTQKENSIFVTPNHKSELCTTPRTPTPFKNAMEKYGPLQPLPQTPNLEDDINEVILRDAGIDLVVVRSTPPEQRRKTMHRPPMKKVRKSLALDVMDCQVMPTSKRKSFKTEAKHSIKEEPMIVSLNSTSFCSKRHDNILDQGFLLGPSDSAIFPSTVPPVPMSKEWETVVCGQTKDQLIMTEKARRYLRALKSHAPNRALILS, encoded by the exons ATGTCTTGGTGGCCGCGCGG tgaggatggagaggaggccATGCTTCAAGACACTGATTCTGATgtggcagagcagagagacggGGGCAAAGTGAAGGTGAAATGGACACAAGAGGAG GATGACAAGCTCAAGGCTTTGGTTCAAAAACTGGGACCAAATGATTGGAAATATATTGCCGGCTACATACCA aATCACACTGAACACCAGTGTCAGCACCGCTGGTTTAAGGTGTTGGATCCAGAATTGGTTAAGGGTCCTTGGACcaaggaggaggatgaaaag GTTATAGAGCTTGTAAATCTCTACGGCAACAAACAGTGGGCGATGGTAGCCAAGCATCTGAAAGGCAGACTGGGGAAGCAGTGCAGAGAGCGCTGGCACAACCACCTCAATCCCAGCGTTAAGAAGTCATCATGGACAGCTGAGGAGGATCTCATCATTTACAAAGCTCACTGCCTGCTTGGAAACCGCTGGGCCGAGATTGCCAAGCTGCTCCCTGGAAG AACGGACAATGCAGTGAAGAATCACTGGAATTCCACCATCAAGCGCAAGTTGGAGATGGGCTTCTATGCCGGGGAGGTCTTTAAGCCAGATGAACTTGAAGAGCTGCTGGCCCGTGTGAATAAAGATGCACAG ATGTCTAGTTGCTCTCAAGATGGTGCAGACAAGGACCCAGAGCAGAAACTGCATCCTTCA GAAACGCAAGTCTCAGTCTCTATTAAAGCCAGCCCCAGCAAAGCAGGGCCATCAAGGGCTGCCCTCTCTCCAAAGGACAGCTTAAGCCCTAAGACTGAAGCAGACACGTCAGGAGAAATGAACTGTACCAGCTGGGTGGTGGACAGCTCCGGCTTCCTCTCCCCTAATGGCCCAGGACTGAAGGAAGTGCTGGACATGGTGGATGGA GACTTGGATGGCTGGTGCAACCTAGCAGCCTTTGACCTGCCTGAGGAGAGTCCCAGCCCAGAGCGCCACCAGTTTCGTCTGGAGGGCAGTGCCTTGCAGGAGTTGAGCAAAGGCAGCAAGGGGGAACTCATCCCCATCTCTCCTGGTGGGGTCACGCCGCCCTCCATACTGAACCGCCGAGGCCGGAGACGCATTGCCTTGTCTCCTGATGGAAATAACTCCATGACTCCCAAGAGCACTCCTGTTAAAATTTTACCCTTTTCTCCATCTCAA TTCCTCAACATGTGGACCAAGCAGGACACTCACGACCTGGAGAACCCGTCCCTCACGTCCACACCTGTGTGCAGCCAGAAAGCCATTGTTACTACACCGCTACAGCGAGATAAGACCCCCCTCACTCAGAAGGAAAACTCAAT ATTTGTGACACCCAACCACAAGTCTGAGCTCTGTACGACCCCACGAACTCCAACGCCTTTCAAAAATGCCATGGAGAAGTACGGCCCTCTACAGCCTCTG CCTCAGACGCCGAACCTCGAAGACGACATAAACGAGGTCATCCTGAGAGACGCCGGAATTGACTTGGTTGTTGTACGTTCGACTCCGCCTGAGCAAAGGCGCAAAACAATG CATCGCCCTCCCATGAAGAAAGTGAGGAAATCGTTGGCCCTGGATGTCATGGACTGTCAGGTGATGCCAACATCCAAACGCAAATCCTTCAAGACTGAAGCTAAACACAGCATCAAG GAAGAACCTATGATAGTTTCCCTGAACTCCACGTCATTTTGCAGCAAGCGGCATGACAATATTTTGGATCAGGGCTTCCTTTTGGGACCTAGTGACAGTGCCATATTTCCCAGCACGGTGCCCCCAGTTCCA ATGTCAAAAGAATGGGAGACGGTTGTATGTGGACAAACTAAAGACCAGCTCATAATGACAGAGAAAGCCAGACGCTACCTTCGTGCACTAAAATCCCACGCACCCAACCGGGCTCTGATTCTGTCCTGA